In Candida orthopsilosis Co 90-125, chromosome 4 draft sequence, a single genomic region encodes these proteins:
- a CDS encoding Tps1 trehalose-6-phosphate synthase, whose translation MVQGKVFVVSNRLPVTIKRKEDGSYDYSMSSGGLVTALQGLKKTTEFQWLGWPGLEIPEDEQAKVNADLMHKFKCTAIFLSDTIADLHYNGFSNSILWPLFHYHPGEMNFDENAWAAYIEANKKFAVEISKQVEDNDMVWVHDYHLMLLPEMLRQEIGKSKKNIRIGFFLHTPFPSSEIYRILPVRKEILVGVLSCDLIGFHTYDYARHFLSSVSRIVPNVKTLPNGILYENRSISIGAFPIGIDVDNFTEGLKKPEVQQRIAQLESKFDGIKVIVGVDRLDYIKGVPQKLHAFEIFLQQNPEWIGKVVLVQVAVPSRGDVEEYQSLRATVNELVGRINGQFGTVEFVPIHYMHKSIPFNELLSLYNISDVCLVSSTRDGMNLVSYEYIACQEQRKGALILSEFAGAAQCLSGAIVVNPWNTEDLSDAIKESLTLPSEKKAFNFQKMFEYISKYTSGYWGESFVKELYKCNGDVKHDSKK comes from the coding sequence ATGGTTCAAGGTAAagtatttgttgtttctaaTCGATTACCAGTTaccatcaaaagaaaagaagatggaTCATACGACTACTCCATGTCCTCAGGTGGATTAGTCACTGCATTACAGGGTCTCAAAAAAACCACTGAATTCCAATGGTTAGGATGGCCAGGATTAGAAATACCTGAAGATGAACAAGCAAAAGTCAATGCTGATTTAATgcacaaattcaaatgtacTGCTATTTTCCTTTCTGATACCATTGCTGATTTACACTATAATGGATTCAGTAATTCCATCTTGTGGCCATTGTTTCATTATCATCCTGGTGAAAtgaattttgatgaaaatgcaTGGGCGGCATATATTGAAGCCAATAAGAAATTTGCCGTcgaaatttcaaaacaagttgaagataaTGATATGGTTTGGGTACATGACTATCATTTGATGCTATTACCAGAAATGTTACGACAAGAAATTGGTAAACTGAAGAAAAACATCCGTATTGGGTTTTTCTTACATACGCCATTTCCATCGTCGGAAATATATCGTATTTTACCCgttagaaaagaaattcttGTTGGGGTTTTAAGTTGTGATTTAATTGGATTTCACACCTATGACTATGCACGTCATTTCTTGAGTTCAGTATCGAGAATCGTACCCAATGTGAAAACATTGCCTAATGGGATCTTGTATGAAAACCGATCAATTAGTATTGGTGCATTCCCCATTGgtattgatgttgataattttaCTGAAGGTTTGAAAAAACCTGAAGTTCAACAACGTATTGCtcaattggaatcaaaatttgatggaATTAAAGTGATTGTTGGAGTTGATCGATTAGATTACATAAAGGGAGTCCCACAAAAATTGCatgcatttgaaatttttttgcaacaaaatccTGAATGGATAGGCAAAGTTGTTCTCGTTCAAGTTGCCGTACCTTCCAGAGGTGACGTTGAAGAATATCAAAGTTTGAGAGCAACTGTCAATGAATTAGTTGGTCGAATCAATGGTCAATTCGGTACGGTTGAATTCGTACCTATTCACTATATGCATAAATCTATTCCATTTAACGAATTACTTTCATTATACAACATCAGTGATGTATGTTTAGTCAGTTCTACAAGAGACGGAATGAATTTGGTGTCATACGAATACATTGCGTGTCAAGAACAGCGTAAAGGAGCATTGATCCTTTCGGAATTTGCCGGTGCTGCTCAATGTTTATCTGGAGCCATTGTTGTCAATCCATGGAATACTGAAGATTTAAGTGATGCGATAAAGGAAAGTTTAACATTACCACTGGAGAAGAAAGCATttaatttccaaaaaatgtttgaatatatttcaaaatatactTCAGGTTATTGGGGAGAGTCATTTGTTAAAGAGTTGTATAAATGTAATGGTGATGTTAAACACGATTCAAAGaaataa
- a CDS encoding Yif1 protein (S. cerevisiae homolog YIF1 has role Golgi vesicle-mediated transport and localizes to endoplasmic reticulum membrane, integral to Golgi ER to Golgi vesicle) encodes MSNPYGYAAESYQPHQNNNLHHPQPQYTQPIPAAATGGQPQQPQQHGQPQPGQPQFGNFLNDPAAALASQFARSGFQQSNQYIQENFGSFSGDIKYYFQVSNSYVLKKILLILFPFRHKDWTRILAKDNGSGQYLPPAYDVNAPDLYIPLMSFVTYILLWAAFQGLSGEFHPQLFGYLASQTLAFAVLDVAIFKIGLYLLNCSQIKIYDIISFSGYKYVSIVVVLCLKHTIGQYLGWAYYLIVLGFILCLSVFLMRSLRYIILPPTNGNTVSNNSVVTSKQRKMRIQFLFVYAVIIQGLIFLYMSK; translated from the coding sequence ATGTCTAATCCTTATGGGTATGCAGCTGAATCATATCAGCCACATCAAAATAACAATCTACACCACCCACAACCTCAATACACACAACCAATTCCTGCTGCAGCAACTGGAGggcaaccacaacaaccacaacaacatgGTCAACCACAGCCAGGACAACCACAATTTGGTAATTTCCTCAATGATCCTGCTGCTGCTCTAGCTTCTCAATTTGCTAGATCTGGGTTCCAACAATCCAATCAATACATACAGGAAAACTTTGGTTCTTTTTCTGGTGATATCAAGTATTATTTCCAAGTTAGTAATTCATATGTcttaaagaaaattttacTTATATTGTTTCCTTTTCGTCATAAAGATTGGACAAGAATATTGGCAAAAGATAATGGACTGGGTCAGTATTTACCACCAGCCTATGATGTCAATGCACCTGATTTATATATTCCCTTAATGTCATTTGTAACttatattttgttgtggGCCGCATTTCAAGGTTTAAGCGGAGAGTTTCATCCCCAGTTGTTTGGATACTTGGCATCTCAAACATTGGCATTTGCCGTATTGGATGTAGctatattcaaaattggattatATTTATTAAATTGTTCCCAGATAAAGATTTATGATATTATAAGTTTTTCAGGATACAAGtatgtttcaattgttgtagtATTATGTTTGAAACATACTATAGGTCAGTATTTGGGTTGGGCTtattatttgattgttttgggTTTTATTCTTTGCTTGTCGGTGTTTCTAATGAGACTGTTGAGATATATTATCTTACCACCAACCAATGGCAATACAGTTAGTAATAATTCAGTTGTTACTAGTAAACAAAGGAAAATGAGgattcaattcttgtttgtttatgCTGTGATCATTCAAGGATTGATATTCCTTTATATGAGTAAGTAG
- a CDS encoding Pol2 DNA polymerase epsilon, with protein MSSSRPTFKGSTSARFVKNDKRSKYQTSQYRTRQQQEPEDPYKANNPMLTDSIQKKDLVARIDQMDSLMGFDRFEHGENDGNKPRKGWLINMHTTTIPSDNYLTGYSGVDYYFLDEEGGSFKASLQYDPYFFIETISSGHESEVEEWMRKFLEICNVKSFGRVTKEDLSLPNHLLGLKKNLIKLTFHNIQDLLSARRLLTPIIKDNQMKRDSRDVFNFNNEVDASDPSQLINDIKEYDVPYHVRVSIDKQVRVGKWYYVYAKHSKVDIVEDKEKVVFPDPVVLAFDIETTKAPLKFPDAKIDQIMMISYMIDGEGFLITNREIISEDIEDFEYTPKPEYPGLFTIFNEQDEKHVLVRFFEHIRDARPTVIATFNGDFFDWPFVENRARFHDLDMFDEIGFAKDNEGEYKSKYCVHMDCFRWVKRDSYLPQGSQGLKAVTTAKLGYNPTELDPELMTPYAYEKPQLLSEYSVSDAVATYYLYYKYVHPFIFSLCTIIPLNPDEVLRKGTGTLCEMLLSVQAYENNILLPNKHSDPIERFYDGHLLESETYVGGHVESLEAGVFRSDIETDFKVDPTAIDELLGNLHNSIKFCIEVENNKKMDDVENFDEVYNEIKETLLDMKNNPVRNERPLIYHVDVASMYPNIMTSNRLQPDSMKSEEDCAACDFNRPGKNCDRRLPWSWRGEYYPAEMNEYNMMKRSLQNEQFPGQKPWLPPRTFDELSYAEQASAIKKRVSDYSRKVYHRVKQSQVVTREAIICQRENPFYVDTVRSFRDRRYEFKGLAKVWKGKVSKIDKNDKAARDDANKMVVLYDSLQLAHKVILNSFYGYVMRKGSRWYSMEMAGVTCLTGATIIQMARALVERIGRPLELDTDGIWCILPKSFPENFNLKCKDGKKIFLEYPCSMLNYLVHERFTNDQYQDLVDPETFKYKTRSDNSIFFEVDGPYKAMILPTSKEEGKGLKKRYAVFNDDGSLAELKGFELKRRGELQLIKNFQSDIFKLFLEGDSLESCYQAVATVANNWLDVLDTKGGMLEDEDLIELICENRSMSKSLAEYGDQKSTSITTARRLGEFLGEDMVKDSGLATKYIISAKPIGAPVTERAIPVSIFSSEKKEIFMKKWLKDPSLNKFSPRDVIDWGYYYERLASVVQKIITIPAALQNVKNPVPRVPHPDWLRKRVENRESTKQQKSIAQFFNAGTKEETKVQDIEDFGEIDTGAVKAKVSAVRLKKRKAGRANLVYDFEEEEKNQAVLNGNCPDMTEDYTGFLQFQKAKWTMQASGRERRRKLFGSQAQSAQRSTVGGMMRKQAENIAGSNWEILEYKPDPMKPGDLKVYVSAGEKIHTFNFHVPKRIYASFKSPLTSKSAIIGCEIEKSNAVLPNSHDATNLYKFTMPQSIYQDQIADVDSVFQSSNILGIYEANVEPIERAVIELGNTVKFDDTKVGALGKGLKNGFNIKELLKVENDFYLNKFDMDVVYLLHIVTNSYEYYTIFKSWDNQSAMFVLKPTANAQELPNNISKIYGEVFESKREKLRKMSRIIDYPDDMAFDVSYYHDKLKLLKKMNQTIGKIHESRSNKALLAIQSPYLSKIVPLLTAAAEFPTIKMSISELALPAIGWQVLISKRVINHYFALASWIKNLIALSKYGRVPLCNLQIENVGYLIDVEYARRLTENNIVLWWSPNPLPDHGGFEMDRVISVESLEFPTINNPEIYETACLEVEIGTLTINTILTSSLINEAEGTDLAEDGVQFDNNNGASTFAEDSFSSPALSILRSMVKDWWDDALGNNANADFVMSSLITWVQKKDSFLYDPSLHYHVHNLSSKALLQLVSEFKRMGAQVIFASRTKMLIQTSKVSVENSFAYGQYILKAARSKPLFHFLDLKIVKYWDILIWMDEFNFGGRSCTEITSEETQDLIVENYWQIKKFLPIVFQNEFEDWVFIFLDALSQYKMKNLTGGTQSGTPRVTQILHILNGQKKLQTQEVQEVDDIDNGVIEIFRKPLQKRIEKLYRKQIDSIINPEFKKEYEFPKLPGSHLNMRNPALELVKFICAVFSLSKKRNIEVRLLKKELLQIFDIKEFSSQANFINPSTSLKLAHVVCDYCNHIRDVDLCRDEEINVWNCTACHRPYNKIALEEETIANLMKLFTDFYNQDLQCDKCGSIRHGNLDLFCTCSGNWVETVDHVEVDQRVQIFANVGKFYNMQLLKGVLEEMM; from the coding sequence ATGTCATCGTCCAGACCAACTTTTAAAGGATCAACATCTGCTAGATTTGTTAAAAATGACAAGCGATCTAAATATCAAACTAGTCAATATAGAACACGACAACAGCAAGAACCTGAAGATCCTTATAAGGCTAACAACCCTATGCTTACGGACTCGATACAGAAGAAGGATTTAGTTGCTAGGATAGATCAAATGGATTCATTAATGGGGTTTGATCGGTTTGAACATGGAGAAAATGATGGAAACAAGCCAAGAAAGGGTTGGTTGATTAATATGCATACAACTACTATACCTAGTGATAACTATTTGACGGGGTATTCTGGGGTTGATTACTACTTTTTGGACGAAGAAGGAGGGAGTTTTAAAGCTTCTTTACAATATGATCCATATTTCTTTATTGAGACAATTTCAAGTGGACATGAATCAGAAGTTGAAGAGTGGATGAGaaaatttttggaaatatgTAATGTGAAAAGTTTTGGACGTGTTACTAAGGAGGATCTTTCACTACCGAACCATTTACTtggattgaagaagaatttaATTAAATTGACATTTCATAATATACAAGATTTATTATCAGCAAGAAGATTACTTACTCCAATTATTAAAGATAATCAAATGAAACGAGATTCAAGAGATGTCTTTAACTTTAACAATGAGGTTGATGCATCTGACCCTTCACAGTTAATCAATGACATAAAGGAATATGATGTACCATATCACGTCAGagtatcaattgataaacaagTACGTGTTGGTAAATGGTATTATGTCTATGCCAAACATTCAAAAgttgacattgttgaagataaaGAGAAAGTTGTGTTCCCCGATCCGGTTGTGTTGgcatttgatattgaaaccACCAAAGCACCTTTGAAATTTCCAgatgcaaaaattgatcaaataatgatgatCTCGTACATGATTGATGGTGAAGGGTTCCTAATTACCAATCGGGAGATTATCTCTGAggatattgaagatttcGAATACACGCCCAAGCCTGAATATCCAGGATTGTTCACTATCTTCAATGAACAGGATGAAAAGCATGTGTTGGTGAGATTTTTTGAGCATATAAGAGATGCAAGACCTACCGTCATTGCCACATTCAATGGTGACTTTTTCGATTGgccatttgttgaaaatagGGCTAGATTTCATGATTTAGACATGTTTGACGAAATTGGATTTGCCAAAGATAATGAAGGTGAATACAAGTCGAAATATTGTGTCCATATGGATTGTTTCAGATGGGTGAAGAGAGATTCATATTTGCCTCAAGGATCACAAGGTTTGAAGGCTGTCACTACGGCTAAATTGGGCTACAATCCAACAGAACTAGACCCGGAATTAATGACACCATATGCTTATGAAAAGCCACAATTGTTGTCGGAGTATTCGGTGTCCGATGCTGTCGCCACATACTATTTGTATTACAAATACGTTCATCCATTCATTTTTTCATTGTGTACCATTATCCCATTGAATCCAGATGAGGTTTTACGAAAAGGTACAGGAACCTTATGTGAAATGTTGTTATCAGTTCAAGCGTACGAAAATAATATCTTGTTGCCCAATAAACACTCAGATCCGATTGAACGGTTCTACGATGGACATCTATTGGAGTCAGAAACCTATGTTGGTGGTCATGTCGAGTCATTAGAAGCAGGTGTCTTTCGAAGTGACATTGAAACCGATTTCAAAGTTGACCCAAcagcaattgatgaattgttggGTAACTTGCATAACTCAATCAAGTTTTgcattgaagttgaaaacaacaaaaagatGGATGATGTGGAAAACTTTGATGAAGTGTATAACGAGATTAAGGAGACATTGTTGGATATGAAGAATAACCCAGTGAGGAATGAGAGGCCATTGATTTACCATGTGGATGTTGCTTCTATGTATCCCAACATTATGACATCCAACCGTTTACAACCAGACTCTATGAAATCGGAGGAGGATTGTGCTGCATGTGATTTTAATCGACCAGGTAAAAATTGTGATAGGAGGCTTCCTTGGTCTTGGAGAGGTGAATACTACCCGGCAGAGATGAATGAATACAATATGATGAAACGATCATTGCAAAATGAGCAGTTCCCAGGACAAAAGCCATGGTTGCCACCTAGAACGTTTGATGAACTTTCGTATGCTGAGCAGGCCTCAGCCATCAAGAAAAGAGTTAGTGATTATTCGAGAAAGGTGTATCACAGAGTCAAGCAGAGTCAGGTGGTTACCAGAGAAGCTATCATTTGTCAAAGAGAAAACCCATTCTATGTCGATACTGTGAGAAGTTTTAGAGATAGAAGATATGAGTTCAAAGGTTTGGCTAAGGTATGGAAGGGGAAAGTTAGCAAAATTGACAAGAATGATAAAGCTGCAAGAGATGATGCCAATAAGATGGTGGTATTGTATGACTCTTTGCAATTGGCCCACAAAGTTATTTTGAACTCCTTCTATGGGTATGTCATGAGAAAGGGATCAAGGTGGTATTCCATGGAGATGGCTGGTGTCACTTGTTTAACTGGGGCGACAATTATCCAAATGGCCAGAGCTTTGGTTGAACGTATTGGAAGGCCCTTGGAATTGGATACTGACGGTATTTGGTGCATTTTGCCCAAGAGTTTCCCcgaaaatttcaatttgaaatgtaAAGATGGAAAGAAAATCTTTTTGGAGTATCCATGTTCTATGTTGAACTATTTAGTTCATGAAAGATTCACCAATGATCAGTACCAAGACTTGGTTGACCCAGAAACATTCAAATACAAGACGAGGTCGGATAACTCCATCTTTTTCGAAGTGGATGGTCCTTATAAAGCAATGATATTGCCAACctccaaagaagaaggcAAAgggttgaaaaagagatATGCTGTGTTCAACGATGATGGCTCATTAGCAGAGTTGAAGggatttgaattgaaaagaagaggtGAACTTCAGTTGATTAAGAACTTTCAATCAgatatattcaaattgtttttggagGGTGACAGTTTGGAATCTTGTTATCAAGCAGTGGCAACTGTGGCCAACAATTGGCTAGATGTGTTGGATACAAAGGGAGGGATGTTGGAAGACGAAGATCTTATCGAGCTTATTTGTGAAAACAGAAGTATGTCGAAGAGTTTGGCGGAATATGGAGACCAAAAGTCAACCTCAATCACAACTGCAAGACGATTAGGTGAGTTCCTAGGGGAAGATATGGTTAAAGATTCTGGTTTAGCAACAAAGTATATTATTAGTGCAAAACCTATTGGTGCTCCTGTAACAGAGCGAGCAATTCCAGTGTCAATTTTCTCATCAGAGAAGAAGGAGATATTTATGAAGAAATGGCTAAAAGATCCGTCCTTGAATAAGTTTAGTCCGAGAGATGTAATCGATTGGGGCTACTACTACGAGAGATTGGCATCAGTGGTACAAAAAATTATTACCATTCCTGCTGCATTGCAAAATGTTAAAAACCCAGTACCTAGAGTACCCCACCCTGATTGGTTACGAAAACGAGTTGAAAATAGAGAAAGcacaaaacaacaaaagtcaattgcccaatttttcaacgCTGGAACCAAGGAAGAAACTAAAGTTcaagatattgaagattttggtgaaattgataCTGGAGCAGTTAAAGCCAAGGTGAGTGCCGTCAGATTAAAAAAGAGGAAAGCAGGAAGGGCCAATTTAGTTTATGactttgaagaagaagagaaaaacCAAGCCGTTTTGAATGGAAATTGCCCTGATATGACTGAGGATTATACTGggtttttgcaatttcaaaaagctAAATGGACAATGCAAGCCTCAGGTAGAGAAAGAAGGCGTAAGCTCTTTGGATCACAAGCTCAAAGTGCACAGAGGTCTACTGTTGGTGGCATGATGAGAAAGCAAGCAGAAAACATTGCTGGCAGTAATTGGGAAATTCTTGAATACAAACCCGATCCTATGAAGCctggtgatttgaaagtttaCGTTTCTGCAGGAGAGAAAATCCATACATTCAATTTCCATGTGCCAAAGAGAATATATGCCTCATTCAAGAGTCCACTCACTTCAAAGCTGGCCATTATTGGttgtgaaattgaaaaatcaaatgccGTTTTGCCCAACTCGCATGATGCTACGAACTTGTACAAATTCACCATGCCTCAATCCATTTATCAAGACCAAATTGCGGATGTCGATAGTGTATTCCAAAGCTCAAACATATTGGGTATTTATGAAGCCAATgttgaaccaattgaaagGGCCGTTATTGAACTAGGAAATACTGTTAAGTTTGATGACACCAAAGTGGGAGCTCTTGGTAAAGGGTTGAAAAATGGGTTCAATATTAAAGAGTTGCtaaaagttgaaaatgactTCTATttaaataaatttgatatGGATGTGGTTTACCTCCTTCATATTGTCACCAATAGTTATGAATACTacaccattttcaaatcttggGATAATCAAAGCGCAATGTTTGTTTTAAAGCCAACGGCGAATGCTCAGGAATTACCAaacaatatttcaaaaatatatgGAGAGGTTTTTGAAAGTAAGAGGGAGAAATTGAGAAAGATGTCGCGTATTATTGACTATCCTGATGATATGGCTTTTGATGTGCTGTATTACcatgataaattgaaattgttgaagaagatgaatcaaacaattggcaaaattcaTGAAAGTCGAAGCAATAAGGCATTGTTGGCAATACAATCTCCGTATCTTTCCAAGATTGTTCCCCTTTTAACTGCAGCCGCCGAATTTCCTACTATTAAAATGAGTATTAGTGAACTAGCACTCCCTGCGATTGGATGGCAAGTGTTGATTTCCAAACGAGTGATAAATCATTATTTTGCCTTGGCTTCGTGGATCAAGAACTTGATTGCATTGTCAAAATATGGACGGGTACCACTTTGTAATTTGcagattgaaaatgttggTTACTTGATTGATGTGGAGTATGCAAGAAGATTGACTGAAAACAATATTGTTCTTTGGTGGTCACCTAATCCGTTACCTGATCATGGAGGATTTGAAATGGACCGTGTGATTAGTGTGGAATCTTTGGAGTTTCCAACCATCAATAACCCGGAAATTTATGAAACTGCATGTTtagaagttgaaattggcaCATTGACGATTAATACAATCTTGACCAGTTCTTTAATTAATGAAGCTGAGGGGACTGATTTGGCTGAAGATGGtgttcaatttgacaaCAATAATGGAGCTTCTACATTTGCAGAAGATTCATTTTCGTCACCAGCACTTTCAATATTGAGAAGTATGGTTAAAGATTGGTGGGATGATGCCCTTGGAAACAATGCGAATGCAGACTTTGTCATGAGTTCATTGATTACATGGgttcaaaagaaagattCATTTTTGTATGATCCTTCATTGCATTATCATGTTCACAACTTGAGTTCAAAGGCGTTGTTGCAATTGGTTAGTGAATTCAAGAGAATGGGAGCACAAGTCATATTTGCCAGTAGGACCAAGATGTTGATTCAAACTTCAAAAGTGTCGGTGGAAAATTCGTTTGCTTATGGGCAATATATATTGAAAGCAGCTCGATCCAAACCGCTTTTTCATTTCcttgatttgaagattgtCAAATATTGGGACATTTTGATATGGATGGATGAATTCAACTTTGGAGGAAGAAGTTGTACTGAGATTACTAGTGAAGAGACTCAAGATTTAATAGTGGAGAATTATTGGCAAATAAAGAAATTCCTCCccattgtttttcaaaacgaatttgaagattggGTATTCATCTTTTTAGACGCATTATCTCAGTACAAGATGAAAAACTTGACGGGTGGTACCCAATCGGGAACTCCTAGGGTGACACAAATTCTCCATATCTTAAATGGACAAAAGAAGTTGCAAACTCAAGAAGTtcaagaagttgatgacaTTGATAATGGagttattgaaatttttagaAAACCATTGCAAAAGAGGATTGAGAAATTGTATCGCAAGCAAATTGATTCCATCATCAATCCTGAGTTTAAAAAGGAATACGAGTTTCCTAAATTACCTGGATCACATTTGAATATGAGAAACCCGGCTTTGGAATTAGTTAAATTCATTTGTGCAGTTTTCAGTTTATCGAAAAAGAGAAACATTGAAGTGAGGTTGTTAAAGAAAGAATTATTACAAATATTTGATATCAAAGAGTTCAGTTCACAAgcaaatttcatcaacccAAGTacttcattgaaattagCTCATGTTGTTTGTGACTATTGTAATCATATAAGAGATGTTGATTTATGTCGcgatgaagaaattaatGTTTGGAATTGTACAGCATGTCATCGGCCATACAATAAAATTGCcttggaagaagaaaccaTAgcaaatttgatgaagttgtttaCTGATTTTTATAATCAAGATTTACAATGTGATAAATGTGGTTCCATCAGACACGgaaatttggatttgttttgCACATGTTCTGGAAATTGGGTTGAAACTGTTGATcatgttgaagttgatcaaaGGGTGCAAATATTTGCCAATGTTGGTAAATTTTACAATATGCAGCTTTTGAAAGGTGTATTGGAGGAGATGATGTAG
- a CDS encoding Orc5 protein (S. cerevisiae homolog ORC5 has role DNA replication initiation, regulation of chromatin silencing at telomere, chromatin silencing at silent mating-type cassette, pre-replicative complex assembly) gives MSLTTEELVNLKSRVKEREYEITALNAFINRDAHLSSPCVLINGYKPAGKTLVVTEFLNTLKLNHTIISCDECVSKQMLLQRCFTRIRKDGGDEEEGILASSKSDEVALTSAISDQFATFLSSLETLFYEARYYSHHVLVLDRFDQCLENCNEFISAFSKMRECSSVQNLSVVIVFSSGVPRQVVTLSNPTIEFEPYTEDQVVKIFQDAQLCQFKDTSLEQSDLSDSTKREFYNQYVKFVVDSYYSYTGSNMIILQHLIIELWDKFIEPLKTGMYSINEVVKVFKHNIDLFTNDKIISNSSVPDYKTLHDDEGEGKGEFTRSISATDEEAIGLGNVHDLPYHSKFILLAAYLASYGNQRNDLHKYSKVKVVKYKKRASTKKRQKINGTSEAHMTKDDIDSRMLTANYVDLERILAILSVIYQHSSATLNQSDKQDLLYLGDEIIDLENKKQVEKANFTLTKNIDLNLQIATLYSLGFLSKTNNSDILAARIRWKCNLDWNMAEAIAKSVNFPIADFLDDD, from the coding sequence ATGAGTTTGACTACGGAAGAGCTCGTCAATCTCAAATCAAGAGTCAAAGAACGTGAATATGAAATAACTGCCCTCAATGCATTCATTAATCGTGATGCACATCTATCTTCACCATGTGTACTAATCAATGGATACAAACCAGCTGGCAAAACCCTCGTGGTGACAGAATTCCTCAATACGTTGAAACTAAACCATACAATTATATCCTGTGACGAATGTGTGTCGAAACAAATGCTACTTCAGAGATGCTTCACGAGGATACGAAAagatggtggtgatgaagaagaagggaTATTGGCATCCCTGAAATCTGATGAAGTGGCATTAACCCTGGCGATTTCCGATCAATTTGCTACGtttttatcatcattggaAACGTTGTTTTATGAAGCTAGGTATTATAGTCACCATGTATTAGTCTTGGATCGATTCGATCAAtgtttggaaaattgtAATGAATTTATTTCGGCTTTTAGTAAAATGAGAGAATGTTCATCAGTGCAGAATTTATCGGTGGTTATTGTGTTTAGCAGTGGCGTTCCTCGACAAGTTGTAACATTGTCCAATCCTactattgaatttgaaccGTATACAGAAGATCAAGTAGTGAAGATATTCCAAGATGCTCAGTTATGTCAATTTAAAGATACTAGTTTAGAGCAGAGTGATTTATCTGATTCCACAAAGAGGGAGTTTTATAATCAGTATgtgaaatttgttgttgatctGTATTACCTGTATACTGGATCAAACATGATTATATTGCAACATTTAATTATTGAATTATGGGATAAGTTTATTGAACCATTAAAAACTGGAATGTATTCTATTAATGAAGTCGTCAAGGTTTTCAAACAtaatattgatttattcACCAATGATAAGATTATAAGTAATTCATCGGTGCCTGACTATAAAACACTACATGATGATGAAggagaaggaaaaggaGAATTTACGAGGAGTATTAGTGCtactgatgaagaagcaaTTGGATTAGGAAACGTGCATGATTTACCCTACCATTCCAAATTCATTCTCCTAGCGGCATACTTGGCATCTTATGGTAACCAACGAAATGATTTACATAAATATTCTAAAGTTAAAGTTGTCAAGTACAAGAAACGTGCCAGTACgaaaaaaagacaaaagaTCAATGGAACAAGTGAAGCTCATATGACTAAAGACGATATCGATTCACGGATGTTGACAGCAAACTATGTCGATTTAGAACGGATCTTGGCTATTCTTTCtgtaatttatcaacattcATCTGCAACATTGAATCAATCAGATAAACAAGATTTATTATACTTGGgtgatgaaattattgatttggaaaataagAAACAGGTGGAAAAGGCTAATTTTACACTAACAAAAAacattgatttgaatttacaAATTGCTACATTGTATTCATTAGGATTTTTGAGTAAGACTAATAATTCTGATATTTTGGCGGCTCGAATTCGATGGAAATGTAATTTGGATTGGAATATGGCGGAAGCTATCGCTAAGTCGGTTAATTTCCCCATTGCTGATTTCttagatgatgattga